A stretch of Coleofasciculaceae cyanobacterium DNA encodes these proteins:
- a CDS encoding winged helix-turn-helix domain-containing protein: MAVGISYGYAQRIVRNYNQYGVAGVKVKQRTEQSHTGGKAALLSAQQLQKLTQALKSKPSDGGIWTGVKVARWIEKERKKRIWNQRGWNYLKKLSYSWHRPRRKHSKGDYLRTKLI, from the coding sequence GTGGCGGTAGGAATCAGCTATGGTTATGCTCAAAGAATTGTTAGAAATTACAACCAGTATGGAGTTGCAGGAGTAAAAGTAAAACAGAGAACAGAGCAATCACATACTGGAGGAAAAGCAGCTTTATTATCTGCCCAGCAATTGCAAAAGCTAACTCAAGCCCTAAAGTCCAAACCTAGTGATGGAGGAATATGGACAGGAGTAAAAGTGGCTCGTTGGATTGAAAAAGAGAGAAAAAAAAGGATTTGGAATCAACGGGGATGGAATTATCTAAAAAAGCTCAGCTACTCTTGGCACAGACCAAGACGGAAACATAGCAAAGGAGATTATTTAAGAACAAAACTTATTTAA
- a CDS encoding transposase has translation MVEQLEKKHPNCSIEVWFFDEHRIGLKAIFKKVWSPIGSRPQAIVQHQYEWLYVYGFVEPKTGKPLWYLIPRVNTQWMNVVLKTFATEADANQNKIILLIHDRAGWHRSQRVNLPSGIETEFLPAYSPELYARA, from the coding sequence ATGGTGGAGCAATTAGAGAAGAAACACCCCAATTGCTCGATAGAAGTCTGGTTCTTTGACGAGCATCGAATCGGACTCAAAGCGATCTTCAAGAAAGTTTGGAGTCCTATTGGTAGCAGACCTCAAGCAATCGTACAACACCAGTATGAATGGTTATATGTCTATGGTTTCGTCGAACCAAAAACTGGCAAACCCCTATGGTATTTAATTCCCAGAGTTAATACTCAATGGATGAATGTAGTTTTAAAAACTTTTGCTACCGAAGCAGATGCAAATCAAAATAAAATTATCCTCCTAATTCACGATAGAGCAGGTTGGCATCGAAGTCAGAGGGTTAATCTACCGTCAGGAATTGAAACAGAGTTTCTTCCTGCCTATTCTCCCGAATTGTATGCTCGTGCATGA
- a CDS encoding SDR family NAD(P)-dependent oxidoreductase: protein MDIKGKTALVTGASRGIGKAISIELARVGIKHLILVARDRHQLAEVATEIETIGVKVTTLSLDLTQSASINIAIAQAWSTHRPIHLLVNCAGVAHQSAFLDSQSHQFEEEISLNLLGMMNITRLLAKRMASQKEGTIVNVSSLMGKVAAPTMSTYSATKFAIVGFTQALRSELAEHNIEVIALLPTLTDTEMARNLKLFRWVMPMTTERVAQTLISGLDKNRSEILVGWQSYLAVWCQRLFPQFLQKIMILSAPTKSSLALAQQK from the coding sequence ATGGATATAAAAGGTAAAACAGCTTTAGTTACAGGTGCTTCTCGTGGAATTGGTAAAGCAATCTCAATTGAATTAGCCAGAGTAGGAATCAAGCATTTAATATTAGTAGCTAGAGATCGTCACCAACTAGCCGAGGTAGCCACAGAAATTGAAACAATAGGCGTTAAGGTTACTACTCTATCCTTAGATCTAACGCAATCCGCTTCGATTAATATTGCGATCGCCCAGGCTTGGAGTACCCATAGACCAATTCATTTACTGGTTAACTGTGCCGGAGTAGCGCACCAGTCAGCGTTTTTAGATAGCCAATCTCACCAATTTGAAGAAGAAATTTCTCTGAATTTATTGGGAATGATGAACATTACTCGCCTATTGGCTAAACGGATGGCAAGTCAAAAAGAAGGCACAATTGTCAATGTTTCTAGCTTAATGGGTAAGGTGGCAGCTCCGACTATGTCTACTTATTCGGCAACTAAATTTGCGATCGTCGGTTTTACTCAAGCTCTCAGGAGTGAATTGGCTGAACATAATATTGAAGTTATTGCTTTACTGCCGACGCTGACTGATACCGAGATGGCACGCAATCTTAAATTATTTCGTTGGGTGATGCCGATGACGACTGAAAGAGTTGCTCAGACTTTGATTTCAGGATTAGACAAAAACAGGAGTGAGATTTTAGTAGGATGGCAGAGTTATCTGGCAGTATGGTGTCAACGTCTTTTTCCTCAGTTTTTACAGAAGATTATGATCTTGTCTGCACCAACAAAATCTTCTCTAGCTCTAGCTCAACAAAAATAG
- a CDS encoding DUF6714 family protein, with amino-acid sequence MTRFKIPPMTLRAGDAVDSYDLAPPYDERLDEVNDDYIQKYAYLALPHLDPLSWRYYLPFLIDYSLRHATAEADPESSLAVDGTLFSLRPLTENLPDYLC; translated from the coding sequence GTGACACGATTTAAAATACCACCAATGACCCTTCGCGCTGGAGATGCCGTAGATAGCTACGATTTAGCTCCTCCCTATGATGAGCGGTTAGATGAAGTGAATGACGATTACATCCAAAAGTATGCCTATTTGGCTCTTCCTCACTTAGATCCTCTATCTTGGCGTTATTATCTTCCTTTTCTAATTGACTATTCGCTCCGTCATGCCACGGCTGAAGCTGACCCCGAATCTTCGCTGGCTGTTGATGGTACACTGTTTTCTCTACGCCCCCTGACAGAGAACCTCCCAGATTATCTGTGCTGA